From a region of the Tateyamaria omphalii genome:
- a CDS encoding esterase-like activity of phytase family protein: MTNPLLCMTSALALMAGAAYADGHAAKNFNRIASFPVVTNMAEGEDTTRESSPEIIDVTADGMTLVYTDSPLEALGLVDITDPANPQPGGNIALEGEPTSVAVIGSTAFVGINTSESFTNPSGKMLAIDVGDGSVIASCDLVGQPDSVAKAPDGSFVAVAIENERDEDLNDGVIPQLPAGSLQMINVVDGSLDCDSIATADLTGLADVAPTDPEPEYVSINGLGETVVTLQENNHMVVVARDGSIVSHFSAGAVDLEGIDATDERGALIFTESQMGRLREPDAVTWIDDEHFATANEGDYEGGSRGWTIFRKDGRVVYESGVSFEHAMIQIGHYPDKRSDAKGVEPESVTAATFDGTPFVFVGSERGSIVGVYDVTDPEAPVLTQMLPSGIGPEGYVTVPERNLLVSANEVDGLEDGAARAHVMLFEYGEGAAVYPHLTSEGMDELTGWGALSGMVADEDGMIYAVSDSFYGYQPRIFKIDPSQTPARIIEAIDVTRAGRPAQKLDMEGIALDGDAFWIASEGRTDRVIPHAIYKVEADGSIDEEIGLPPELMAVERRFGFEGITKVGDTLWMAVQREWKDDPANHVKLVAYNLETEEWGAVHYPKAEPAQGWVGLSEIVAHGDHVYIVERDNQHGIEAVTKKVYRVPLAEMVAAPLGGELPVVTKEEVRDLIPDLTSTGGYVLDKVEGLAITTDGTAWISTDNDGVDDHSGETMFYSFELAD, translated from the coding sequence ATGACCAACCCCCTTCTTTGCATGACCTCGGCCCTGGCCCTGATGGCAGGCGCTGCCTATGCCGATGGCCATGCGGCCAAGAATTTCAACCGCATCGCGTCGTTCCCGGTCGTGACCAATATGGCCGAGGGTGAGGACACAACGCGCGAAAGCTCGCCCGAGATCATCGACGTGACCGCCGATGGGATGACGCTGGTTTATACCGACAGCCCGCTGGAGGCCCTTGGCCTCGTGGACATCACCGACCCTGCGAACCCGCAGCCCGGCGGCAACATCGCACTGGAGGGCGAGCCCACATCCGTCGCCGTGATCGGATCAACCGCCTTTGTCGGCATCAACACCTCCGAAAGCTTTACCAACCCGTCGGGCAAGATGCTGGCCATCGATGTGGGTGACGGGTCGGTCATCGCCTCTTGCGATCTGGTGGGACAGCCCGACAGCGTGGCCAAGGCGCCCGACGGGTCCTTTGTTGCCGTCGCCATCGAGAACGAGCGGGACGAGGACCTGAATGACGGGGTGATCCCGCAGCTGCCGGCCGGGTCGTTGCAAATGATCAACGTCGTCGATGGGTCGCTGGACTGTGACAGCATCGCGACCGCGGACCTGACCGGGCTGGCCGATGTGGCGCCGACAGATCCGGAGCCGGAATATGTGTCGATCAACGGTCTGGGCGAAACGGTCGTGACCTTGCAGGAGAACAACCACATGGTCGTGGTGGCGCGTGATGGCAGCATCGTGAGCCATTTCTCGGCCGGGGCCGTGGATCTGGAAGGGATCGACGCCACGGACGAGCGCGGCGCGCTGATCTTTACCGAGAGCCAGATGGGCCGCCTACGCGAACCCGACGCTGTGACCTGGATTGATGACGAACATTTCGCCACCGCCAACGAAGGCGATTATGAGGGCGGATCGCGCGGCTGGACGATCTTCCGCAAGGACGGGCGCGTTGTCTATGAAAGCGGCGTCAGCTTTGAGCACGCGATGATCCAGATCGGGCACTATCCCGACAAACGGTCGGACGCCAAGGGGGTGGAGCCCGAAAGCGTGACCGCCGCCACTTTTGACGGCACGCCGTTTGTGTTTGTCGGGTCCGAGCGCGGGTCCATCGTGGGCGTCTATGACGTGACCGACCCCGAAGCGCCGGTGCTGACGCAGATGCTGCCTTCGGGCATCGGGCCGGAGGGATATGTGACCGTGCCTGAGCGCAACCTGCTTGTGTCCGCCAACGAGGTTGATGGGCTGGAAGACGGTGCGGCGCGCGCGCATGTCATGCTGTTTGAGTATGGCGAAGGCGCCGCGGTTTATCCGCATCTGACATCCGAAGGGATGGACGAGCTGACGGGTTGGGGTGCCCTGTCCGGCATGGTCGCGGATGAGGACGGTATGATCTATGCCGTATCCGACAGCTTTTACGGCTACCAGCCGCGTATCTTCAAGATTGACCCGTCCCAGACCCCGGCCCGCATCATCGAGGCCATCGACGTGACCCGTGCGGGACGGCCTGCGCAGAAGCTGGACATGGAAGGCATCGCGCTGGATGGCGATGCGTTCTGGATCGCCAGCGAAGGGCGCACCGACCGTGTGATCCCACACGCGATCTACAAGGTCGAGGCGGATGGCAGCATCGACGAGGAGATCGGCTTGCCGCCGGAGTTGATGGCGGTTGAGCGTCGGTTCGGGTTCGAAGGCATCACCAAGGTGGGCGACACCCTGTGGATGGCCGTGCAGCGTGAGTGGAAGGACGATCCGGCGAACCATGTGAAGCTGGTGGCCTACAACCTTGAGACCGAGGAATGGGGCGCCGTGCACTATCCCAAGGCGGAACCGGCCCAGGGTTGGGTTGGCCTGTCGGAAATCGTGGCCCATGGCGATCACGTCTATATCGTGGAGCGCGACAACCAGCATGGGATCGAGGCGGTGACCAAGAAGGTGTACCGCGTGCCGCTGGCCGAGATGGTGGCAGCACCGCTGGGCGGTGAGTTGCCCGTCGTGACCAAGGAAGAGGTGCGCGACCTGATCCCCGATCTGACGTCCACCGGCGGCTATGTGCTGGACAAGGTCGAGGGGCTGGCGATCACGACGGATGGCACGGCATGGATTTCGACCGACAATGACGGGGTCGATGACCATTCGGGCGAGACGATGTTCTATTCCTTTGAGTTGGCAGACTGA
- a CDS encoding Hsp70 family protein has translation MATLGIDFGTSNSAAGYVRDGAPHLVMMAPGQTTLPTTVFFDYDARKMLMGHPANAALLDGVEGRFMRALKRVLGTSIMHEKRQLLNERVTFVDIIARFLAEVKRRAEAEAGHVFDHALSGRPVVFHGSGDPREAQAEADLRACYLAAGFADVSFLPEPEAAAIASGALDHPGAIGLIVDIGGGTSDFSVFRARDGGVEILSNHGVRIGGTDFDRSISIDRVMPLLGAGTLIRNAIGPGTLPAPKAIFNDLATWEKIPFLYTAQTRRMVADMVQMAEDRDRMARLGAVLENELGHDVAFAVEQGKIDANSGRTDAVIALGEVARGLKAALPCDALRGILDPHAAALRKGVAETLEMAQVGADRVDQVIYVGGSSLMAMVTDTMKVCFPGARHSFSEVFTAVADGLALAAGARDAG, from the coding sequence ATGGCCACGTTGGGGATTGATTTCGGAACATCGAATTCGGCTGCGGGATATGTGCGGGACGGCGCGCCGCATCTGGTGATGATGGCACCGGGACAGACGACGCTGCCGACCACCGTGTTCTTTGATTATGACGCGCGCAAGATGTTGATGGGGCATCCCGCCAACGCGGCGCTGCTGGACGGGGTCGAGGGGCGGTTCATGCGGGCGCTCAAACGTGTCTTGGGCACATCCATCATGCATGAAAAGCGGCAGTTGCTGAACGAGCGCGTGACCTTTGTCGATATCATCGCGCGGTTCCTGGCAGAGGTGAAGCGGCGGGCGGAGGCAGAGGCCGGGCATGTGTTTGACCACGCCCTGTCCGGGCGTCCGGTCGTGTTTCACGGCAGTGGTGATCCACGCGAAGCGCAGGCAGAGGCAGATTTGCGCGCCTGTTATCTGGCGGCGGGGTTTGCGGACGTGTCGTTCCTGCCCGAGCCAGAGGCGGCGGCCATAGCCTCTGGCGCGCTGGATCATCCGGGTGCCATTGGATTGATCGTGGATATTGGCGGCGGGACGTCGGACTTTTCCGTTTTTCGTGCGCGAGACGGTGGGGTCGAGATTTTGTCGAACCACGGGGTGCGCATTGGCGGGACCGACTTTGACCGCTCGATCAGCATTGACCGGGTGATGCCGCTGCTGGGGGCCGGGACGCTGATCCGCAACGCCATCGGGCCGGGGACGCTGCCCGCGCCCAAGGCGATCTTCAACGATCTGGCGACGTGGGAGAAGATCCCGTTTCTCTATACCGCGCAGACGCGCCGGATGGTCGCCGACATGGTGCAGATGGCCGAGGACCGGGACAGGATGGCGCGGCTGGGCGCGGTGTTGGAGAATGAGCTGGGCCATGATGTGGCCTTTGCCGTGGAGCAGGGAAAGATCGACGCCAATTCGGGGCGAACGGATGCGGTGATTGCATTGGGCGAGGTGGCGCGGGGGTTGAAGGCGGCGCTGCCGTGCGATGCGCTGCGGGGCATTCTGGACCCACATGCCGCTGCGCTGCGCAAGGGCGTGGCCGAGACGTTGGAGATGGCGCAGGTCGGCGCGGATCGGGTTGATCAGGTGATTTACGTAGGCGGGTCCAGCCTGATGGCGATGGTGACGGACACGATGAAGGTGTGTTTTCCGGGCGCGCGGCATTCGTTTTCGGAGGTGTTTACCGCCGTGGCGGACGGGTTGGCCTTGGCTGCGGGCGCGCGCGACGCGGGATAG
- a CDS encoding alpha/beta fold hydrolase: MTDLIDDGDGDPIVFLHGAGVDNAMWAPQQAHFRSTHRVIIPNLPGHGGVPAVDSVEQMAKDVRGRLGALGLRRYALVGLSLGGMVALEMAGRWGDEVSHLAMIETVPTVTGSMAARWGIKACLLPLLCVPPRWMARLPGRHLGAETSEAATYLKETLPRLSAAQNHALLSLATDYDGRRHLGALAMPCAVMVGEKNVRIHARAAALADAIPGCRHVVLPGAGHIANLDAPEAINAALHELLSVRSDHV, encoded by the coding sequence ATGACGGATCTGATTGACGACGGGGACGGGGACCCGATTGTGTTCCTGCATGGGGCGGGTGTGGACAACGCCATGTGGGCGCCGCAGCAGGCGCATTTTCGCAGCACCCATCGCGTTATCATCCCGAACCTGCCCGGCCATGGCGGTGTGCCTGCGGTCGATAGCGTCGAGCAGATGGCAAAGGACGTGCGGGGGCGATTGGGCGCACTGGGGCTGCGCCGCTATGCGCTTGTCGGTCTGTCGCTGGGCGGCATGGTCGCGCTGGAGATGGCGGGGCGCTGGGGCGATGAGGTGTCGCATCTGGCGATGATCGAGACGGTGCCGACCGTGACCGGCAGCATGGCTGCGCGGTGGGGCATCAAGGCGTGCCTGTTGCCGTTGCTCTGTGTTCCGCCGCGGTGGATGGCGCGACTGCCGGGGCGCCATCTGGGGGCCGAAACGTCCGAGGCGGCGACGTATTTGAAAGAGACGCTGCCCCGGTTGAGCGCTGCGCAAAACCACGCCCTGCTGAGCCTTGCCACCGACTATGACGGGCGGCGGCATTTGGGCGCTTTGGCGATGCCATGCGCGGTGATGGTCGGCGAAAAAAACGTGCGTATCCATGCCCGTGCCGCTGCTCTGGCAGACGCGATACCCGGCTGTCGGCATGTGGTCTTGCCCGGTGCGGGGCACATCGCGAACCTTGATGCCCCGGAAGCGATCAACGCGGCGCTCCACGAATTACTGTCGGTGCGTTCGGATCACGTCTGA
- a CDS encoding ClbS/DfsB family four-helix bundle protein has translation MPAAQNKTDLAAITHKEFGTLNILLDQVPASVALQKLDEDTSIKDVIGHRAHWIDLFFGWYADGQAGKPVHIPAEGYKWNDLKRYNADLRAAQADLGWPDAVAMLRDRHARLLDFIDTRSDAELYGGPLTGAKNTWRLGRWVEATGPSHYRSASKFMREVMRDRALSRADQT, from the coding sequence ATGCCCGCCGCGCAAAACAAGACCGATCTGGCCGCCATCACGCACAAGGAATTCGGCACGCTGAATATCCTGCTGGATCAGGTGCCTGCCAGTGTCGCCTTGCAAAAGCTCGACGAGGACACCTCGATCAAGGACGTCATCGGCCACCGCGCCCACTGGATTGATCTGTTCTTTGGCTGGTATGCGGACGGGCAGGCGGGCAAGCCGGTCCACATTCCCGCCGAAGGGTACAAGTGGAATGACCTCAAACGCTACAACGCGGACTTGAGAGCCGCGCAGGCCGATCTGGGCTGGCCGGACGCAGTCGCAATGTTGCGGGACAGGCACGCGCGTTTGCTGGATTTCATAGACACGAGGTCCGACGCAGAGCTGTATGGCGGACCGTTGACGGGCGCCAAGAACACCTGGCGCCTGGGCCGCTGGGTGGAGGCGACAGGCCCCAGCCACTACCGCTCCGCCTCGAAGTTCATGCGCGAGGTGATGCGCGACCGCGCGCTGAGCCGCGCAGATCAGACGTGA
- a CDS encoding Hsp20 family protein: MRTYDFAPLYRATVGFDQIADLMDRVLATDNNAGTYPPYNIEKTDDDAYRISIAVAGFSDADLGVEVKEKSLIVSARKADEQDKTYLHRGIATRAFKRKFHLADHVVVTGASHVDGMLHIDLVKEVPEALKPRRIEIAGQKAIETDVVDAKAVN; this comes from the coding sequence ATGCGTACATATGATTTTGCACCGCTTTACCGCGCAACCGTTGGTTTCGACCAGATCGCCGACCTGATGGACCGGGTCCTTGCGACGGACAACAACGCGGGCACATATCCCCCTTACAACATCGAAAAGACGGACGATGATGCCTACCGCATCTCTATTGCGGTCGCGGGCTTTTCCGACGCCGATCTGGGTGTCGAGGTCAAGGAAAAGTCGCTGATCGTTTCTGCCAGGAAGGCGGACGAACAGGACAAGACCTACCTGCATCGCGGCATCGCCACCCGCGCATTTAAACGCAAGTTCCACCTGGCCGACCACGTGGTCGTGACCGGCGCCTCCCACGTGGACGGCATGCTGCATATCGACCTGGTCAAAGAGGTGCCCGAGGCCCTCAAACCCCGCCGGATCGAGATTGCCGGCCAAAAGGCGATCGAGACGGACGTGGTGGACGCCAAGGCCGTGAACTAA